A region from the Drosophila takahashii strain IR98-3 E-12201 chromosome 2L, DtakHiC1v2, whole genome shotgun sequence genome encodes:
- the Nhe3 gene encoding sodium/hydrogen exchanger 6 isoform X6: MSHCDVDAEVEMTSPSRMKEAAVSRSSVLLLLATVILGLLTSGCEATDTDIALDAKATLNHRIQSLDLLVFVFLLALTVLTIWLFKHHRVSWLHETGLAVIYGLIVGAIIRYAGTSATLVHMQVEPQGVPTYTDKLPPDTLWFKYPVNQTNGTKLPEGIKTYAYVFRGQVHDVDENEIDLKATFDPEVFFNILLPPIIFYAGYSLKKKYFFRNLGAILTFAIVGTTLSAFLIGGFMYGCVKLMPKYLSSSFTFLDTLYFGALISPTDPLTILAIFNDLRVDVNLYALVLGESVLNDAVAIVLSGAIQNYGEHYSNTGEFETTAFLRSLSDFFSIFLLSLMIGAAMGCLTALISKFTRVRDFPLLESALFVLMSYSTFLLAEATELTGVVAVLFCGICQAHYTYNNLSEDSRQRTKQIFELLNFLAENFIFSYIGVSMFTFPKHHFDAGFIITAFICAAIGRAVNVYPLSWLLNIKRKPKISSNFQHMLFFAGLRGAMSFALAIRNTVSDARQTMLTATSLIVIFTVVIQGGAANFLLNWLKIPVGVDDETEQLNNYQVHSDVESAGGGRGKLRLSGGTESNLDTPADGPNGSLGGGRRRNSHEKAILARIWGNFDTKYMKPLLTHSRPTLLETLPVCCNPIARLLTTTQQLTQDGSEFRRVDSDSDICIDNDTGNGLSQDVGPGTGPAVGRRNSLSRVGGEHRNVYL, translated from the exons ATGTCCCACTGCGATGTGGACGCGGAAGTAGAGATGACATCGCCCAGCAGGATGAAGGAAGCAGCCGTTAGCCGGAGCAGcgttctcctcctcctggcCACAGTGATTCTGGGCCTACTGACCTCCGGATGCGAGGCCACGGACACGGATATCGCCCTGGACGCCAAGGCCACGCTGAACCATCGCATCCAGAGCCTGGATCTGCTCGTCTTCGTGTTCCTGCTGGCCCTCACGGTCCTCACCATATGGCTGTTCAAGCACCATCGCGTCTCCTGGCTCCACGAGACCGGACTGGCCGTCATTTACG GCTTAATTGTTGGAGCAATTATTCGGTATGCGGGAACCTCCGCCACCCTTGTCCACATGCAGGTGGAGCCGCAAGGTGTTCCGACGTACACCGATAAGTTGCCGCCCGATACCCTCTGGTTTAAG TACCCCGTTAACCAGACGAATGGAACCAAATTACCGGAGGGCATCAAGACATACGCCTATGTATTTCGTGGTCAGGTCCACGATGTGGATGAGAATGAAATCGATCTGAAGGCAACTTTTGATCCAGAGGTGTTTTTCAACATTTTACTACCGCCTATAATATTTTACGCGGGTTACAGCTTGAAAAAG AAATACTTTTTCCGCAATCTGGGTGCCATCCTCACGTTCGCCATTGTGGGCACTACCTTGTCGGCCTTTCTTATCGGCGGCTTCATGTACGGTTGTGTGAAACTGATGCCAAAGTACTTGAGCAGCAGTTTCACATTCCTGGACACTCTTTACTTTGGAGCCCTGATATCGCCCACAGATCCGCTCACCATTCTAGCCATATTCAACGATCTTCGAGTTGACGTTAACCTATATGCGCTAGTCTTGGGCGAATCTGTGCTCAACGATGCCGTGGCCATTGTCCTTAGCGG AGCAATACAAAACTATGGTGAACATTACTCTAATACAGGGGAATTCGAAACTACAGCTTTTCTGCGCTCGTTAAGTGACTTTTTCTCCATCTTTCTGCTGTCCCTGATGATTGGCGCCGCCATGGGCTGTTTGACAGCATTGATATC CAAATTCACGCGGGTTCGCGACTTTCCCCTTCTAGAGTCGGCGCTCTTCGTGCTAATGAGCTACAGCACCTTCCTGCTGGCCGAGGCCACCGAACTCACTGGCGTGGTGGCCGTGCTCTTCTGCGGCATCTGCCAGGCCCACTACACCTACAACAACCTGTCGGAGGATTCGCGGCAAAGAACTAAACAGATCTTCGAGCTGCTTAACTTTTTGGCCGAGAACTTTATATTTTCCTATATTGGCGTTTCGATGTTCACCTTTCCCAAGCATCATTTCGACGCGGGATTTATCATAACAGCTTTC ATCTGCGCCGCTATAGGACGTGCCGTGAATGTGTATCCTTTATCCTGGCTGCTGAACATCAAGCGGAAGCCTAAAATCTCCTCAAACTTCCAGCACATGCTGTTCTTTGCTG GACTTCGTGGCGCCATGTCCTTTGCCTTGGCCATCCGAAATACAGTGTCGGATGCGCGACAAACTATGTTGACCGCCACATCGCTGATTGTCATCTTTACGGTCGTAATCCAAGGTGGGGCAGCCAATTTTCTGTTAAATTGGTTGAAAATACC TGTTGGCGTTGACGATGAGActgaacaattaaataattaccaAGTGCACAGT GATGTGGAAAGCGCCGGCGGAGGTCGCGGCAAGTTGCGTTTGTCCGGTGGAACGGAGTCCAACTTGGATACGCCAGCGGATGGACCGAATGGCAGTTTGGGCGGTGGACGTCGTCGCAACAGTCACGAGAAGGCCATACTGGCTAGGATCTGGGGGAACTTTGATACCAA GTACATGAAGCCCTTGCTGACGCACTCGCGACCCACTCTGCTGGAGACGCTGCCCGTTTGCTGCAATCCCATTGCCAGACTGCTCACCACCACACAGCAGTTAACTCAA GATGGTAGCGAATTTAGGCGCGTGGACTCGGACTCGGATATCTGCATAGACAATGATACCGGGAATGGTCTCAGCCAGGATGTTGGACCCGGAACGGGACCGGCTGTGGGGCGCCGGAACTCTCTGAGTCGC gTTGGAGGCGAGCATCGAAATGTTTacttataa
- the Nhe3 gene encoding sodium/hydrogen exchanger 6 isoform X2: protein MSHCDVDAEVEMTSPSRMKEAAVSRSSVLLLLATVILGLLTSGCEATDTDIALDAKATLNHRIQSLDLLVFVFLLALTVLTIWLFKHHRVSWLHETGLAVIYGLIVGAIIRYAGTSATLVHMQVEPQGVPTYTDKLPPDTLWFKYPVNQTNGTKLPEGIKTYAYVFRGQVHDVDENEIDLKATFDPEVFFNILLPPIIFYAGYSLKKKYFFRNLGAILTFAIVGTTLSAFLIGGFMYGCVKLMPKYLSSSFTFLDTLYFGALISPTDPLTILAIFNDLRVDVNLYALVLGESVLNDAVAIVLSGAIQNYGEHYSNTGEFETTAFLRSLSDFFSIFLLSLMIGAAMGCLTALISKFTRVRDFPLLESALFVLMSYSTFLLAEATELTGVVAVLFCGICQAHYTYNNLSEDSRQRTKQIFELLNFLAENFIFSYIGVSMFTFPKHHFDAGFIITAFICAAIGRAVNVYPLSWLLNIKRKPKISSNFQHMLFFAGLRGAMSFALAIRNTVSDARQTMLTATSLIVIFTVVIQGGAANFLLNWLKIPVGVDDETEQLNNYQVHSVYNSMDNSHPQTSDGYLQDVESAGGGRGKLRLSGGTESNLDTPADGPNGSLGGGRRRNSHEKAILARIWGNFDTKYMKPLLTHSRPTLLETLPVCCNPIARLLTTTQQLTQDGSEFRRVDSDSDICIDNDTGNGLSQDVGPGTGPAVGRRNSLSRVGGEHRNVYL, encoded by the exons ATGTCCCACTGCGATGTGGACGCGGAAGTAGAGATGACATCGCCCAGCAGGATGAAGGAAGCAGCCGTTAGCCGGAGCAGcgttctcctcctcctggcCACAGTGATTCTGGGCCTACTGACCTCCGGATGCGAGGCCACGGACACGGATATCGCCCTGGACGCCAAGGCCACGCTGAACCATCGCATCCAGAGCCTGGATCTGCTCGTCTTCGTGTTCCTGCTGGCCCTCACGGTCCTCACCATATGGCTGTTCAAGCACCATCGCGTCTCCTGGCTCCACGAGACCGGACTGGCCGTCATTTACG GCTTAATTGTTGGAGCAATTATTCGGTATGCGGGAACCTCCGCCACCCTTGTCCACATGCAGGTGGAGCCGCAAGGTGTTCCGACGTACACCGATAAGTTGCCGCCCGATACCCTCTGGTTTAAG TACCCCGTTAACCAGACGAATGGAACCAAATTACCGGAGGGCATCAAGACATACGCCTATGTATTTCGTGGTCAGGTCCACGATGTGGATGAGAATGAAATCGATCTGAAGGCAACTTTTGATCCAGAGGTGTTTTTCAACATTTTACTACCGCCTATAATATTTTACGCGGGTTACAGCTTGAAAAAG AAATACTTTTTCCGCAATCTGGGTGCCATCCTCACGTTCGCCATTGTGGGCACTACCTTGTCGGCCTTTCTTATCGGCGGCTTCATGTACGGTTGTGTGAAACTGATGCCAAAGTACTTGAGCAGCAGTTTCACATTCCTGGACACTCTTTACTTTGGAGCCCTGATATCGCCCACAGATCCGCTCACCATTCTAGCCATATTCAACGATCTTCGAGTTGACGTTAACCTATATGCGCTAGTCTTGGGCGAATCTGTGCTCAACGATGCCGTGGCCATTGTCCTTAGCGG AGCAATACAAAACTATGGTGAACATTACTCTAATACAGGGGAATTCGAAACTACAGCTTTTCTGCGCTCGTTAAGTGACTTTTTCTCCATCTTTCTGCTGTCCCTGATGATTGGCGCCGCCATGGGCTGTTTGACAGCATTGATATC CAAATTCACGCGGGTTCGCGACTTTCCCCTTCTAGAGTCGGCGCTCTTCGTGCTAATGAGCTACAGCACCTTCCTGCTGGCCGAGGCCACCGAACTCACTGGCGTGGTGGCCGTGCTCTTCTGCGGCATCTGCCAGGCCCACTACACCTACAACAACCTGTCGGAGGATTCGCGGCAAAGAACTAAACAGATCTTCGAGCTGCTTAACTTTTTGGCCGAGAACTTTATATTTTCCTATATTGGCGTTTCGATGTTCACCTTTCCCAAGCATCATTTCGACGCGGGATTTATCATAACAGCTTTC ATCTGCGCCGCTATAGGACGTGCCGTGAATGTGTATCCTTTATCCTGGCTGCTGAACATCAAGCGGAAGCCTAAAATCTCCTCAAACTTCCAGCACATGCTGTTCTTTGCTG GACTTCGTGGCGCCATGTCCTTTGCCTTGGCCATCCGAAATACAGTGTCGGATGCGCGACAAACTATGTTGACCGCCACATCGCTGATTGTCATCTTTACGGTCGTAATCCAAGGTGGGGCAGCCAATTTTCTGTTAAATTGGTTGAAAATACC TGTTGGCGTTGACGATGAGActgaacaattaaataattaccaAGTGCACAGT GTTTACAATTCAATGGACAATTCACACCCGCAGACG TCTGACGGTTATTTACAGGATGTGGAAAGCGCCGGCGGAGGTCGCGGCAAGTTGCGTTTGTCCGGTGGAACGGAGTCCAACTTGGATACGCCAGCGGATGGACCGAATGGCAGTTTGGGCGGTGGACGTCGTCGCAACAGTCACGAGAAGGCCATACTGGCTAGGATCTGGGGGAACTTTGATACCAA GTACATGAAGCCCTTGCTGACGCACTCGCGACCCACTCTGCTGGAGACGCTGCCCGTTTGCTGCAATCCCATTGCCAGACTGCTCACCACCACACAGCAGTTAACTCAA GATGGTAGCGAATTTAGGCGCGTGGACTCGGACTCGGATATCTGCATAGACAATGATACCGGGAATGGTCTCAGCCAGGATGTTGGACCCGGAACGGGACCGGCTGTGGGGCGCCGGAACTCTCTGAGTCGC gTTGGAGGCGAGCATCGAAATGTTTacttataa
- the Nhe3 gene encoding sodium/hydrogen exchanger 6 isoform X5: MSHCDVDAEVEMTSPSRMKEAAVSRSSVLLLLATVILGLLTSGCEATDTDIALDAKATLNHRIQSLDLLVFVFLLALTVLTIWLFKHHRVSWLHETGLAVIYGLIVGAIIRYAGTSATLVHMQVEPQGVPTYTDKLPPDTLWFKYPVNQTNGTKLPEGIKTYAYVFRGQVHDVDENEIDLKATFDPEVFFNILLPPIIFYAGYSLKKKYFFRNLGAILTFAIVGTTLSAFLIGGFMYGCVKLMPKYLSSSFTFLDTLYFGALISPTDPLTILAIFNDLRVDVNLYALVLGESVLNDAVAIVLSGAIQNYGEHYSNTGEFETTAFLRSLSDFFSIFLLSLMIGAAMGCLTALISKFTRVRDFPLLESALFVLMSYSTFLLAEATELTGVVAVLFCGICQAHYTYNNLSEDSRQRTKQIFELLNFLAENFIFSYIGVSMFTFPKHHFDAGFIITAFICAAIGRAVNVYPLSWLLNIKRKPKISSNFQHMLFFAGLRGAMSFALAIRNTVSDARQTMLTATSLIVIFTVVIQGGAANFLLNWLKIPVGVDDETEQLNNYQVHSSDGYLQDVESAGGGRGKLRLSGGTESNLDTPADGPNGSLGGGRRRNSHEKAILARIWGNFDTKYMKPLLTHSRPTLLETLPVCCNPIARLLTTTQQLTQDGSEFRRVDSDSDICIDNDTGNGLSQDVGPGTGPAVGRRNSLSRVGGEHRNVYL, encoded by the exons ATGTCCCACTGCGATGTGGACGCGGAAGTAGAGATGACATCGCCCAGCAGGATGAAGGAAGCAGCCGTTAGCCGGAGCAGcgttctcctcctcctggcCACAGTGATTCTGGGCCTACTGACCTCCGGATGCGAGGCCACGGACACGGATATCGCCCTGGACGCCAAGGCCACGCTGAACCATCGCATCCAGAGCCTGGATCTGCTCGTCTTCGTGTTCCTGCTGGCCCTCACGGTCCTCACCATATGGCTGTTCAAGCACCATCGCGTCTCCTGGCTCCACGAGACCGGACTGGCCGTCATTTACG GCTTAATTGTTGGAGCAATTATTCGGTATGCGGGAACCTCCGCCACCCTTGTCCACATGCAGGTGGAGCCGCAAGGTGTTCCGACGTACACCGATAAGTTGCCGCCCGATACCCTCTGGTTTAAG TACCCCGTTAACCAGACGAATGGAACCAAATTACCGGAGGGCATCAAGACATACGCCTATGTATTTCGTGGTCAGGTCCACGATGTGGATGAGAATGAAATCGATCTGAAGGCAACTTTTGATCCAGAGGTGTTTTTCAACATTTTACTACCGCCTATAATATTTTACGCGGGTTACAGCTTGAAAAAG AAATACTTTTTCCGCAATCTGGGTGCCATCCTCACGTTCGCCATTGTGGGCACTACCTTGTCGGCCTTTCTTATCGGCGGCTTCATGTACGGTTGTGTGAAACTGATGCCAAAGTACTTGAGCAGCAGTTTCACATTCCTGGACACTCTTTACTTTGGAGCCCTGATATCGCCCACAGATCCGCTCACCATTCTAGCCATATTCAACGATCTTCGAGTTGACGTTAACCTATATGCGCTAGTCTTGGGCGAATCTGTGCTCAACGATGCCGTGGCCATTGTCCTTAGCGG AGCAATACAAAACTATGGTGAACATTACTCTAATACAGGGGAATTCGAAACTACAGCTTTTCTGCGCTCGTTAAGTGACTTTTTCTCCATCTTTCTGCTGTCCCTGATGATTGGCGCCGCCATGGGCTGTTTGACAGCATTGATATC CAAATTCACGCGGGTTCGCGACTTTCCCCTTCTAGAGTCGGCGCTCTTCGTGCTAATGAGCTACAGCACCTTCCTGCTGGCCGAGGCCACCGAACTCACTGGCGTGGTGGCCGTGCTCTTCTGCGGCATCTGCCAGGCCCACTACACCTACAACAACCTGTCGGAGGATTCGCGGCAAAGAACTAAACAGATCTTCGAGCTGCTTAACTTTTTGGCCGAGAACTTTATATTTTCCTATATTGGCGTTTCGATGTTCACCTTTCCCAAGCATCATTTCGACGCGGGATTTATCATAACAGCTTTC ATCTGCGCCGCTATAGGACGTGCCGTGAATGTGTATCCTTTATCCTGGCTGCTGAACATCAAGCGGAAGCCTAAAATCTCCTCAAACTTCCAGCACATGCTGTTCTTTGCTG GACTTCGTGGCGCCATGTCCTTTGCCTTGGCCATCCGAAATACAGTGTCGGATGCGCGACAAACTATGTTGACCGCCACATCGCTGATTGTCATCTTTACGGTCGTAATCCAAGGTGGGGCAGCCAATTTTCTGTTAAATTGGTTGAAAATACC TGTTGGCGTTGACGATGAGActgaacaattaaataattaccaAGTGCACAGT TCTGACGGTTATTTACAGGATGTGGAAAGCGCCGGCGGAGGTCGCGGCAAGTTGCGTTTGTCCGGTGGAACGGAGTCCAACTTGGATACGCCAGCGGATGGACCGAATGGCAGTTTGGGCGGTGGACGTCGTCGCAACAGTCACGAGAAGGCCATACTGGCTAGGATCTGGGGGAACTTTGATACCAA GTACATGAAGCCCTTGCTGACGCACTCGCGACCCACTCTGCTGGAGACGCTGCCCGTTTGCTGCAATCCCATTGCCAGACTGCTCACCACCACACAGCAGTTAACTCAA GATGGTAGCGAATTTAGGCGCGTGGACTCGGACTCGGATATCTGCATAGACAATGATACCGGGAATGGTCTCAGCCAGGATGTTGGACCCGGAACGGGACCGGCTGTGGGGCGCCGGAACTCTCTGAGTCGC gTTGGAGGCGAGCATCGAAATGTTTacttataa
- the Nhe3 gene encoding sodium/hydrogen exchanger 6 isoform X3, translating to MSHCDVDAEVEMTSPSRMKEAAVSRSSVLLLLATVILGLLTSGCEATDTDIALDAKATLNHRIQSLDLLVFVFLLALTVLTIWLFKHHRVSWLHETGLAVIYGLIVGAIIRYAGTSATLVHMQVEPQGVPTYTDKLPPDTLWFKYPVNQTNGTKLPEGIKTYAYVFRGQVHDVDENEIDLKATFDPEVFFNILLPPIIFYAGYSLKKKYFFRNLGAILTFAIVGTTLSAFLIGGFMYGCVKLMPKYLSSSFTFLDTLYFGALISPTDPLTILAIFNDLRVDVNLYALVLGESVLNDAVAIVLSGAIQNYGEHYSNTGEFETTAFLRSLSDFFSIFLLSLMIGAAMGCLTALISKFTRVRDFPLLESALFVLMSYSTFLLAEATELTGVVAVLFCGICQAHYTYNNLSEDSRQRTKQIFELLNFLAENFIFSYIGVSMFTFPKHHFDAGFIITAFICAAIGRAVNVYPLSWLLNIKRKPKISSNFQHMLFFAGLRGAMSFALAIRNTVSDARQTMLTATSLIVIFTVVIQGGAANFLLNWLKIPVGVDDETEQLNNYQVHSSDGYLQDVESAGGGRGKLRLSGGTESNLDTPADGPNGSLGGGRRRNSHEKAILARIWGNFDTKYMKPLLTHSRPTLLETLPVCCNPIARLLTTTQQLTQDGSEFRRVDSDSDICIDNDTGNGLSQDVGPGTGPAVGRRNSLSRVSIKYTGDNHHLLASYRNIE from the exons ATGTCCCACTGCGATGTGGACGCGGAAGTAGAGATGACATCGCCCAGCAGGATGAAGGAAGCAGCCGTTAGCCGGAGCAGcgttctcctcctcctggcCACAGTGATTCTGGGCCTACTGACCTCCGGATGCGAGGCCACGGACACGGATATCGCCCTGGACGCCAAGGCCACGCTGAACCATCGCATCCAGAGCCTGGATCTGCTCGTCTTCGTGTTCCTGCTGGCCCTCACGGTCCTCACCATATGGCTGTTCAAGCACCATCGCGTCTCCTGGCTCCACGAGACCGGACTGGCCGTCATTTACG GCTTAATTGTTGGAGCAATTATTCGGTATGCGGGAACCTCCGCCACCCTTGTCCACATGCAGGTGGAGCCGCAAGGTGTTCCGACGTACACCGATAAGTTGCCGCCCGATACCCTCTGGTTTAAG TACCCCGTTAACCAGACGAATGGAACCAAATTACCGGAGGGCATCAAGACATACGCCTATGTATTTCGTGGTCAGGTCCACGATGTGGATGAGAATGAAATCGATCTGAAGGCAACTTTTGATCCAGAGGTGTTTTTCAACATTTTACTACCGCCTATAATATTTTACGCGGGTTACAGCTTGAAAAAG AAATACTTTTTCCGCAATCTGGGTGCCATCCTCACGTTCGCCATTGTGGGCACTACCTTGTCGGCCTTTCTTATCGGCGGCTTCATGTACGGTTGTGTGAAACTGATGCCAAAGTACTTGAGCAGCAGTTTCACATTCCTGGACACTCTTTACTTTGGAGCCCTGATATCGCCCACAGATCCGCTCACCATTCTAGCCATATTCAACGATCTTCGAGTTGACGTTAACCTATATGCGCTAGTCTTGGGCGAATCTGTGCTCAACGATGCCGTGGCCATTGTCCTTAGCGG AGCAATACAAAACTATGGTGAACATTACTCTAATACAGGGGAATTCGAAACTACAGCTTTTCTGCGCTCGTTAAGTGACTTTTTCTCCATCTTTCTGCTGTCCCTGATGATTGGCGCCGCCATGGGCTGTTTGACAGCATTGATATC CAAATTCACGCGGGTTCGCGACTTTCCCCTTCTAGAGTCGGCGCTCTTCGTGCTAATGAGCTACAGCACCTTCCTGCTGGCCGAGGCCACCGAACTCACTGGCGTGGTGGCCGTGCTCTTCTGCGGCATCTGCCAGGCCCACTACACCTACAACAACCTGTCGGAGGATTCGCGGCAAAGAACTAAACAGATCTTCGAGCTGCTTAACTTTTTGGCCGAGAACTTTATATTTTCCTATATTGGCGTTTCGATGTTCACCTTTCCCAAGCATCATTTCGACGCGGGATTTATCATAACAGCTTTC ATCTGCGCCGCTATAGGACGTGCCGTGAATGTGTATCCTTTATCCTGGCTGCTGAACATCAAGCGGAAGCCTAAAATCTCCTCAAACTTCCAGCACATGCTGTTCTTTGCTG GACTTCGTGGCGCCATGTCCTTTGCCTTGGCCATCCGAAATACAGTGTCGGATGCGCGACAAACTATGTTGACCGCCACATCGCTGATTGTCATCTTTACGGTCGTAATCCAAGGTGGGGCAGCCAATTTTCTGTTAAATTGGTTGAAAATACC TGTTGGCGTTGACGATGAGActgaacaattaaataattaccaAGTGCACAGT TCTGACGGTTATTTACAGGATGTGGAAAGCGCCGGCGGAGGTCGCGGCAAGTTGCGTTTGTCCGGTGGAACGGAGTCCAACTTGGATACGCCAGCGGATGGACCGAATGGCAGTTTGGGCGGTGGACGTCGTCGCAACAGTCACGAGAAGGCCATACTGGCTAGGATCTGGGGGAACTTTGATACCAA GTACATGAAGCCCTTGCTGACGCACTCGCGACCCACTCTGCTGGAGACGCTGCCCGTTTGCTGCAATCCCATTGCCAGACTGCTCACCACCACACAGCAGTTAACTCAA GATGGTAGCGAATTTAGGCGCGTGGACTCGGACTCGGATATCTGCATAGACAATGATACCGGGAATGGTCTCAGCCAGGATGTTGGACCCGGAACGGGACCGGCTGTGGGGCGCCGGAACTCTCTGAGTCGCGTAAGTATCAAGTACACCGGCGATAATCACCATCTGCTCGCTAGCTACCGAAATATTGAATAA
- the Nhe3 gene encoding sodium/hydrogen exchanger 6 isoform X1, whose protein sequence is MSHCDVDAEVEMTSPSRMKEAAVSRSSVLLLLATVILGLLTSGCEATDTDIALDAKATLNHRIQSLDLLVFVFLLALTVLTIWLFKHHRVSWLHETGLAVIYGLIVGAIIRYAGTSATLVHMQVEPQGVPTYTDKLPPDTLWFKYPVNQTNGTKLPEGIKTYAYVFRGQVHDVDENEIDLKATFDPEVFFNILLPPIIFYAGYSLKKKYFFRNLGAILTFAIVGTTLSAFLIGGFMYGCVKLMPKYLSSSFTFLDTLYFGALISPTDPLTILAIFNDLRVDVNLYALVLGESVLNDAVAIVLSGAIQNYGEHYSNTGEFETTAFLRSLSDFFSIFLLSLMIGAAMGCLTALISKFTRVRDFPLLESALFVLMSYSTFLLAEATELTGVVAVLFCGICQAHYTYNNLSEDSRQRTKQIFELLNFLAENFIFSYIGVSMFTFPKHHFDAGFIITAFICAAIGRAVNVYPLSWLLNIKRKPKISSNFQHMLFFAGLRGAMSFALAIRNTVSDARQTMLTATSLIVIFTVVIQGGAANFLLNWLKIPVGVDDETEQLNNYQVHSSDGYLQDVESAGGGRGKLRLSGGTESNLDTPADGPNGSLGGGRRRNSHEKAILARIWGNFDTKYMKPLLTHSRPTLLETLPVCCNPIARLLTTTQQLTQDGSEFRRVDSDSDICIDNDTGNGLSQDVGPGTGPAVGRRNSLSRMEILEHVQSPVSTRIRLLGFYGKKL, encoded by the exons ATGTCCCACTGCGATGTGGACGCGGAAGTAGAGATGACATCGCCCAGCAGGATGAAGGAAGCAGCCGTTAGCCGGAGCAGcgttctcctcctcctggcCACAGTGATTCTGGGCCTACTGACCTCCGGATGCGAGGCCACGGACACGGATATCGCCCTGGACGCCAAGGCCACGCTGAACCATCGCATCCAGAGCCTGGATCTGCTCGTCTTCGTGTTCCTGCTGGCCCTCACGGTCCTCACCATATGGCTGTTCAAGCACCATCGCGTCTCCTGGCTCCACGAGACCGGACTGGCCGTCATTTACG GCTTAATTGTTGGAGCAATTATTCGGTATGCGGGAACCTCCGCCACCCTTGTCCACATGCAGGTGGAGCCGCAAGGTGTTCCGACGTACACCGATAAGTTGCCGCCCGATACCCTCTGGTTTAAG TACCCCGTTAACCAGACGAATGGAACCAAATTACCGGAGGGCATCAAGACATACGCCTATGTATTTCGTGGTCAGGTCCACGATGTGGATGAGAATGAAATCGATCTGAAGGCAACTTTTGATCCAGAGGTGTTTTTCAACATTTTACTACCGCCTATAATATTTTACGCGGGTTACAGCTTGAAAAAG AAATACTTTTTCCGCAATCTGGGTGCCATCCTCACGTTCGCCATTGTGGGCACTACCTTGTCGGCCTTTCTTATCGGCGGCTTCATGTACGGTTGTGTGAAACTGATGCCAAAGTACTTGAGCAGCAGTTTCACATTCCTGGACACTCTTTACTTTGGAGCCCTGATATCGCCCACAGATCCGCTCACCATTCTAGCCATATTCAACGATCTTCGAGTTGACGTTAACCTATATGCGCTAGTCTTGGGCGAATCTGTGCTCAACGATGCCGTGGCCATTGTCCTTAGCGG AGCAATACAAAACTATGGTGAACATTACTCTAATACAGGGGAATTCGAAACTACAGCTTTTCTGCGCTCGTTAAGTGACTTTTTCTCCATCTTTCTGCTGTCCCTGATGATTGGCGCCGCCATGGGCTGTTTGACAGCATTGATATC CAAATTCACGCGGGTTCGCGACTTTCCCCTTCTAGAGTCGGCGCTCTTCGTGCTAATGAGCTACAGCACCTTCCTGCTGGCCGAGGCCACCGAACTCACTGGCGTGGTGGCCGTGCTCTTCTGCGGCATCTGCCAGGCCCACTACACCTACAACAACCTGTCGGAGGATTCGCGGCAAAGAACTAAACAGATCTTCGAGCTGCTTAACTTTTTGGCCGAGAACTTTATATTTTCCTATATTGGCGTTTCGATGTTCACCTTTCCCAAGCATCATTTCGACGCGGGATTTATCATAACAGCTTTC ATCTGCGCCGCTATAGGACGTGCCGTGAATGTGTATCCTTTATCCTGGCTGCTGAACATCAAGCGGAAGCCTAAAATCTCCTCAAACTTCCAGCACATGCTGTTCTTTGCTG GACTTCGTGGCGCCATGTCCTTTGCCTTGGCCATCCGAAATACAGTGTCGGATGCGCGACAAACTATGTTGACCGCCACATCGCTGATTGTCATCTTTACGGTCGTAATCCAAGGTGGGGCAGCCAATTTTCTGTTAAATTGGTTGAAAATACC TGTTGGCGTTGACGATGAGActgaacaattaaataattaccaAGTGCACAGT TCTGACGGTTATTTACAGGATGTGGAAAGCGCCGGCGGAGGTCGCGGCAAGTTGCGTTTGTCCGGTGGAACGGAGTCCAACTTGGATACGCCAGCGGATGGACCGAATGGCAGTTTGGGCGGTGGACGTCGTCGCAACAGTCACGAGAAGGCCATACTGGCTAGGATCTGGGGGAACTTTGATACCAA GTACATGAAGCCCTTGCTGACGCACTCGCGACCCACTCTGCTGGAGACGCTGCCCGTTTGCTGCAATCCCATTGCCAGACTGCTCACCACCACACAGCAGTTAACTCAA GATGGTAGCGAATTTAGGCGCGTGGACTCGGACTCGGATATCTGCATAGACAATGATACCGGGAATGGTCTCAGCCAGGATGTTGGACCCGGAACGGGACCGGCTGTGGGGCGCCGGAACTCTCTGAGTCGC ATGGAGATTCTGGAGCATGTTCAAAGTCCGGTGTCGACGAGAATCAGACTCTTAGGATTTTAtggaaaaaagttataa